In Streptomyces durocortorensis, a genomic segment contains:
- a CDS encoding multicopper oxidase family protein, whose protein sequence is MPTQPTRRALLGAALAVAGTGALAACSDGGGHGGTHSAAGAQDSGTYVSPDGKEVRAAEAARGSGPVRKVSLTATRTRLDLGGGITVPSWAYGDRLPGREVRVTAGDTLDLTLANHLPRSTSMHWHGLALRNDMDGVPGLTQREIAPGAAFGYRFAVPHPGTYWFHPHSGVQQDRGLYAPLIVEDPKEPLAYDKEWVIVLDDWVDGVAGSTPDAVLKELSGGMGGGMDHGAHTMSGEGEGKDEPDGGGPSRMMMGATSELLGGDAGDVAYPHYLVNGRVARDPETFRARPGERVRLRIINAGGDTAFRVALGGHRMTVTHTDGFPVRHTTGDALLLGMGERYDVLVTAGDGVFPLTAVAEGKKASALALLRTGSGAAPAASVRPKELDGKLVEAGRLVPDEAVALAGRAPDRTIRMRLTGGMAKYDWAFDGQPYSAKQRRPVEAGERVRIVFDNGTAMWHPLHLHGHTFALAGNAAGARKDTAIVLPHRSLTVEFDADNPGLWMVHCHNVYHAEAGMMTVLGYRG, encoded by the coding sequence ATGCCCACCCAACCCACTCGACGCGCCCTGCTCGGCGCCGCTCTCGCCGTCGCCGGTACGGGAGCCCTCGCCGCCTGTTCCGACGGCGGCGGCCACGGCGGCACGCACTCCGCCGCTGGGGCCCAGGACTCCGGTACGTACGTCTCCCCCGACGGCAAGGAGGTCCGGGCGGCCGAGGCGGCGCGCGGCTCCGGGCCCGTACGCAAGGTCTCCCTCACCGCCACCCGTACCCGGCTCGATCTGGGCGGCGGCATCACCGTCCCCTCCTGGGCCTACGGGGACCGGCTGCCCGGGCGCGAGGTGCGGGTGACGGCCGGGGACACGCTCGACCTCACCCTCGCCAACCACCTTCCGCGGTCCACCTCGATGCACTGGCACGGCCTCGCCCTGCGCAACGACATGGACGGGGTCCCGGGGCTGACCCAGCGGGAGATCGCGCCCGGGGCCGCCTTCGGCTACCGGTTCGCCGTGCCGCACCCGGGCACGTACTGGTTCCATCCGCACTCCGGCGTCCAGCAGGACCGGGGGCTGTACGCGCCGCTGATCGTCGAGGACCCGAAGGAGCCCCTGGCGTACGACAAGGAGTGGGTGATCGTCCTCGACGACTGGGTCGACGGGGTGGCGGGGTCCACGCCGGACGCCGTGCTCAAGGAGCTGTCCGGGGGCATGGGCGGCGGGATGGATCACGGCGCGCACACCATGTCCGGCGAGGGTGAGGGCAAGGACGAGCCGGACGGCGGCGGGCCCTCGCGGATGATGATGGGGGCCACCAGTGAGCTGCTCGGCGGGGACGCCGGTGATGTGGCCTACCCGCACTACCTGGTCAACGGACGCGTGGCGCGGGATCCGGAGACGTTCCGCGCCCGGCCCGGTGAGCGTGTCCGGCTGCGGATCATCAACGCCGGTGGCGACACCGCCTTCCGGGTGGCGCTCGGCGGGCACCGGATGACCGTGACGCACACCGACGGCTTCCCGGTCCGGCACACCACCGGCGACGCGCTGCTGCTGGGGATGGGCGAACGGTACGACGTTCTCGTCACCGCCGGGGACGGGGTCTTCCCGCTCACCGCGGTGGCCGAGGGGAAGAAGGCGTCGGCCCTCGCCCTGCTGCGGACCGGGAGCGGTGCGGCGCCCGCCGCCTCCGTACGGCCGAAGGAGCTGGACGGGAAGCTGGTGGAGGCCGGGCGGCTGGTCCCGGACGAGGCGGTGGCGCTCGCGGGCCGGGCGCCGGACCGGACGATCCGGATGCGGCTCACCGGCGGAATGGCGAAGTACGACTGGGCCTTCGACGGGCAGCCGTACTCCGCGAAGCAGCGGCGGCCCGTGGAGGCGGGCGAGCGGGTGCGGATCGTCTTCGACAACGGGACGGCCATGTGGCACCCGCTGCATCTGCACGGGCACACGTTCGCGCTGGCGGGGAACGCCGCCGGGGCCCGTAAGGACACCGCGATCGTGCTGCCGCACCGGTCGCTGACCGTGGAGTTCGACGCCGACAACCCGGGGCTGTGGATGGTCCACTGCCACAACGTCTACCACGCGGAGGCGGGGATGATGACGGTCCTGGGCTACCGGGGCTGA